The sequence ATCTCAAAATTATTCTGAAAACATAtgggaattccttttgaatgtttgtactatttcgtgtCCAAGGAAAACAGAAAGAAAGGTACATAGAAATGCTGTAATACTGTGAAATTAATTGTTCTGTACAGGACTCATTCCAAACCTTTAGTTAGGCTCAATCTtttgtacaccgggcgagttggccgtgcgcgtagaggcgcgcggctgtgagcttgcatccgggagatagtaggttcgaatcccactatcggcagccctgaaaatggttttccgtggtttcccattttcacaccaggcaaatgctggggctgtgccttaattaaggccacggccgcttccttccaactcctaggcctttcctgtcccatcgtcgccataagacctatctgtgtcggtgcgacgtaaagcccctagcaaaaaaaaaaaaaaaaaaaaaaaaatcttttgtaCATTCTGAGAATTGTAGTTGCCCAAGAATGCTACCAGTGGCTGTTTAGTCACGAGTCCAAGGGATTTTCCAGCATATCTTGGCATCACTCCATTCATAACTCATATTGTCACTAATTAAGTCGAGGTCAGGTAGTTCAGCtaaacttgacaaggaagagactTACATGTGCTGAATGTTGAGGCAGAAATACCACAGCATTTTAATCGCCCAGTAAACATTAGGAGGGACGAGGGTGTTTAGATCTTGAGACAAGAAAAATGTAGTCCAAAAGGGCTTTCAGTGAGAAAAGCTCCCTGAAAAATTAAATTGCGGGAAAGCAGaattgtgaagaataaaaatgaTATTCTGAGTGGGatgaaaataggaatcgaggaatgAAACGAAATTGGGAGCCTgtttttgcagaagtgaacattctggtatatgagtggttcaaatgTGTTTGAGCAAAGAAACTGTGAATGAGTGAGCCAATGTTACAAGAAAGATTGCAAGAAATCACAAATAACCTGAAAGTTGCGGTTAATCAAATAAAGAATGTGTGTCACGCTGGGTCCTTATTCCCTTTTCGAGAATACCGCAGAAAAATGTGCTAAACTTGTACACCCAATCGAATGATTACCTCCCGAAGCTGTAATGaatgtaaaggctgtaaaatcacttgtaatatctGCCAGAAAAATATTTAGTTGtaaattatttcattataaattatttagaataatcaaaataaagaagTATGGTTATATTTAAAGGAggtgttctttgccgttaaaatgttcgattaatttttaCAATCTTGTTTCAGCGGACACCTCTCATAACAgacatttttccacggaaccgAAGGTGTCCATAGAAGAGAGGTTTGATTGCATTTGAAACTTTTCACGTCTTCTATTGGTTTCCCATTtactccttccttccttctttcctccctccctccctcccctttagtcatcactactgttttgctcttctctacACTTATTCTCATTCCAGACTCTTCTGTCGCTTGATTCCACACTTGTTCTTGTACTACCCTTTTCACTTTCTCCCCATATCACTATGTCATCTACAAACATTAGGTAATTTTATATGGCAATATAAAAAAAGGGTGCTTTTTTTTCATTGCAGGAAAGCTCTGAAAAGGTTACAAGAAGCAAGAAGAACACTTCAGCACCAGCACCAAAATCTTCCTCAAAACCTCCTCGGAACAAACGGAAAGGCAGACCAGCTAAGAAGGCATCCTCCGGCAAACGGTCCTCTTCTCCAGCATCCGCAGCCGTTTCCTCTGCCGACACTTCAGCATCTTCTAGTTCGACCCCAACTACTACCACTGCGACCATCACTCAGACCAGCAACGGCAAATACGTGATCCGCACCAAGGACGCTCGCAGACGTAGACGCTACGTCCATCCCTGCTCTCTGTGTGGGCGTCTTTTCCGACGGCCGTGTGAAGTGAAGCAGCATCTCCTATCTCACGGAGGAGCCAAGCCCTATCAGTGTCGAGACTGCGGTAAGAGGTTTGGATCAAAATCTGGTGCCGGTATTCATGCTCTGAAACAACACGGCAAAGACGTAACCGTGGAGGACATTATAGAAGTGTGTTACGATGGTCTGACGGGAGTTGATGTGAATCTCACCCCAGAAAACATCAAAGAGATAATCAAACTAAACATGAAAGAATCGGGGCTAGCTGATGATCATTCAGAAAGTAATGGTTCCACCGACAATGACGATGATGATTTTGAATGGAAACTGGAAGACGAAGATGAGCTGTTCAAAATTACTGAAGATAATGGTGAGAAGAAAGATGATGCCAACGATCCTTTACGGCTTGACTCAGAACCCAGTGAAAATCCCCCGGATGCTGAGCAAGCTCCTAGTGCAGTTGAAATTGAAGTAAAGGAGGAAGGTATAGAAGTTGCTTCAAACATGGAGGTAAAGAAAGAGGATGAAGATAAGATGAAGACAATGGAGAGCTTGAAACTGAAGTTGGTGCTCAACAAACCAGGACGGAGcaagggaggaggaggaggaggaggaggaggaggggcagCTGGAAGCGGAACTTCAGGGTCAGAGTCCACCGCAGCGAAGGAGAAGccgaaaaggaagaaaaagaaagacccTCTACCAAAGCCCCCCAAACATGAGTGCCCTCTGTGCGGTAAGATGTGGAGGACTATGAGTGAGTTCAAGTCGCACGTGAACACGCACAGCGACGAACGACCCTTCATCTGCGAGATCTGTGGTCAGGCGTACAAACACAAGGCTGCCTTGGACATCCATGTAGGGATGCATAACGGGATCAACCCTTTCTGTTGTCCGTATTGCAACAAGGCCTTCACCCAGAAAGGTGCTCTGCAGAGGCATTTGCCCATACACACCGGAGAAGCCCCTTTCCAGGTTAGTAAATATTAAAAAAAGGAAGCATTTGCAAATGCTTTTCCTCTCTTCCTTGTCTTAAGTTTGAAATTTCATTACTTCTCAAAGGCTTGTATTACAGTATTAAAGAAACTTCAAAAATCTCTTGTACGATATTACTAGATACCCTAAGTGACAGATTGTAAGTTTAGGGTGGAATATTTCTACATCATTACTTCTCATCCCCAGTGAGCTCGTTCCATTCCCTATGAGTGGGGGACACAGACACAAAATACACCaccgtatcctctgcctgtcgtaagaggcgactaaaaggggcgaccaagggatgtttgaattagaatcatgagactacttgtacttagtaccatcacgcgagaaacaccatgggttgcctttacttgcaagtattaccactatgttaggtacacaataggtttgtgattagtacacctatgtgaggaacacgatgggtttgtgttgcctatgaggtGCCgtaatgtgaaaaacaccataggtctgcgttacctgtccgtattacattacctgtgagtagtaccatactgtgaaacaccataagtctacattactcatgattagtaccgctacatgagaaatatcatgattttactttactagcgataagtaccattatgaggggctgttgacctggattttggatccctgtagacaacaagcatcattgattccaGATTGTGCtgtggaagcagctccttggtcagtatgtactattgttttaagatagtttctgcgaaggtggggcattgcaggtcaaatccactgattgttttaagttcataaccattgttcttcctctctttttttaaaaaaaaattctagtcggtggattaattttggaattatcttTAATTATCTGGTGATCATTTTAAAatcgtattcatccattcattcttcatcgtcatgTTTTGAGTTTCTGGCCAAGAgctgagttttggacttttaaattgtcatttcattttgtctcatttcgtaccattaggggctgatgacctagatgttaggccccttacaacTAGAAGCATCTTCAATGAGCTTGTTCCTATTTTTCAGTTTTATCAGCATTTTATTGAGGGGCCATCTTGCCAAGGGCATCCTTCTAGGTGTGGAAAGTGTATGACAAGTAGAAAGGTAGATAACCATAGGGAAGGGGAAGAAATAAAGATGTGTGCAGGTGGTAATAGGGTAGGAAGAAATGAAATACAGCGGGAGCCCATCTATTTcaagacctcctcctcctcctcctagactgtagtgccttttCTCTGACTtaacatacggattttcattaaattcttttcacctATTTTCTTATGGTTCAACGTtcatatggacttggtaacaaaagtcttaattcatgaatatctctgttatcatagcccgcACGATAAACATGGATAACagtaaactgggcgagttggccgtgcgattaggggcgcacagatgtgagcttgcatccgggaaatagtgggttcaaaccccactgtcggcagccctgaagttggttttccttcctactcctaaacctttcctatctcattgtcgtcataaggcctatctgttttggtgagacgtaaaacaaagtgtaaaaagtgaaataaaaacctgtataatacataaatgatcataaattttattccatataactttaattatgtactATTTTTTGATAGGattactaataatataaatgtttgaggattaaattttagaccttcctctaaattaccatttcactcagtgtgaataaaatgatttatagcttacattgtagtgcctcattctccgacttcacataccgattatcattacattctcttcagccatttcctcgtgatgtacatacatacatacatacatacatacatacatacatatcattctttttaaattctgagcgatgtacagacaaaactcttattttatgtatatagattagtTAATACTTCATACAAGTTCTATTGAAATCTGTGTGGTCCAGCCTGCAGAGTGATGGAGGTGATTTAGAACTAATGTTCTGTTTATGTTGTAGTGCGAGCTGTGTGGTAAGCGGTTTGTTCATCACACCAGTTTCAACATGCACACCCTGGCTCACACAGGTCAGAAGAGCTACAAGTGTAAGGTTTGTGGGCTGGCGCTCTTGTCCGGCTCGCACTTGAAGAGACATTCCCGAGTGCACACGGGCGAGCGGCCCTACCAGTGCCAGACGTGTGGCAAGCGCTTTGCCGAGAGGTACAACCTGGTGGCTCACACCAGGGTTCACGACCCTGCTGGATCTGCTGCCAAGGATGGCAGCAAGAAGGTGCACAGGTGAGTTCCAGATGTACTAGAGATTTATCGTAATTACACTGTTCTTATCCCAGATTTTGAACAGATGATAGATAACACATATTAAATACAGTAGAGTAAAATctgcctttagcggaacctttatgaacTATAATACCAAAgagacgaagtctcttagtgcattggcactgccggtggctgcatgtagcctatgcagtggcctccacggtatgcactagccagcgtattggtaggtgtgctaggtaccaactgatgagcccaccctagcacacgagggcgaaacgctggcaaccaagaatgagttagctggaaaatttataatgtccaataacggaccatttatattggtattataaatttactcattcgggacaaatgtttcagattccctatgggaatcaacatatatatcaccTTTATGAACTGTCCATATCGGAAAATTTCCCTGGTGAATTGCGATTTAATAATCAtataagtttacctgtatttagcagAACATGTCTGATGTGGAAACTGAAGGAAATTTTGCTGCCATAACAGAAAAATATGTGTAAATTTCATTCCTAACTCTTTTCAGTGCATGTGTATTCCAAATGGATCTAGGATGGCTGAGATATTGATTGCAACTCTCAAACAGTGTAATTATGGTAATGCTAGTGGAGAAGATTACATGGCCATTGGTCTAGAAGATGAGACAGAGGCAGCGTTGGGAAACATCTAAGAGTCTGTCACCCAATCACCTCTAAGAAAAAGAACACCAAATTAACAGGATTGAAGACGAGAAGgaagatggtttatgtaacgtGAAGGCCTACTAACATGCCCTATCAGCCTTAAAGAACGTTCAGTCTATTTTGCTCACAAACAGTAACGCGGAATTGTTTAACATCATTTGCCTTGCTCGTATTTTAGTTAAGAACTGTGCTATAAGGCAGTGTTGTGTTCAGGGTtcaattctggattactggaagaagaaaaataacagcACTGTACAGTATTACCGTTGGTATTATATCTATACAACATGTAATGGGTAATTATACTGTACTCctgtgcactgtgaggaagttcTAAAGCAAGAACATTTGTCTTAGAGCTGATGAACTAATGTCTCTACTGCTGCATTATCTAAACGGAGGTATGCAGTTataatatttttatgttatttttaaacCGCCTGTATGAACCGGAATCCTGTATACAGCAGGAAAAAAATTCCGGTTCCTTGGGTTTCTGCTGAGAACGGATTTTACTGTATAACAAAACTTTGAGGACCTCAAAAATTAATTTcttatagtgaaattttgttatactaaggatggaggagaatagaatttcaagacagatgctggaggcaaagtgcgagggcaagaaagccagaggaagacctagaacaaggtggattgaatcagtgaagagcaacataagaagacgaagaggaagatggagaagtgtcataaatactccgacccggcaggagctggataaggggaaatgatgatgatgatgatgatgatgatgatgatgatgatgatgatgatgatgatgatgatgaagaactcGCCTCTTGTTATATCCATTACTGGTTCTACGAGGGGCATTCAATATACAAtgcaacattttttttctattctaaaagcaggttggctttattgaggattcaaatacaccatgttattccccagtccttttgctacaataccctattcaGCATGAATTTACAGATTAAAGACCTCACTATTTATTGGATGATAGTAAAATTAGAATATTTGTACACAAAGTAATGATATACGGTAATTGCAAGAGGTTTTCTCTAAATTTTAAACATATTAAACTTTACATTGTTCTGGACTTTATTTTTCTGAAGAAGTCTGTGATTTTTTATTCTTAGCACTCCCAGACACAAAATTGAAAAcagtcaccaaccactgcacatgaatttaagTTTTTGGCACATCACTTAGTGAGAGATGGAAATCTTGAAATCTTTGTGCCATGTTTAttgcctgcacaagagtcaaacACTGGTGAACACTttttgaggcacatcttcctcttccaCCTAATCATCACATAGATTTGTATCACTCAGTGTCTGCCACAATTTCATCGCTGATTGCAATAACACGTCACAGTCCACGTTGAAGTAGTCGGGAAAATTCACACTTGTTGGCACATTGAGCTTTTCACACACAACTTCCACTTTTCCTCTGTTTCTGAgtcatccaacacttcactttctgtgttatcttcatcatcaaccactccagcttttctaaagcagttttcAGTGATTTCTTCTTTCGGTGTTCTTCATGCAGCACAGAAGGTCTTCATTGCTTCCAAAATGTTGACATTaatgtctccctctctctctctctctctctctctctctctctggtatcCTTACATGTGACTTTGGCTAGTTTTTCAGCCCCGTCTATCTCACAGCTTTAAGAGTTCCTTCTTGGTGGATACTTTTTCACTGAAGCACAAAACTGCATCACGGACAACAAATTTCCTTCCAGTCTCACTTCTTGGTAACCTTatccatgatatagatgttgatcccatagggaacctgaaatatttgtcccaattgagtaaatttataataccaatatagtaggtctgttataatgtccaataacaggccAACTATATTGATATAACCTTGTccatattatataattaaaactttcattttgatTTTATATGGCTCCATGCCAGCATGCGTAACTCCCTGTAAGCAGGCTTTGTAGTGTTTTCAACAGTTTCTGTCTCTTTATTTTTACTGGTTCCCTCCTTCGAATCTCTGTACAGTGAACTCTCACAATTTCAGACTGCACTAATTCGGCCTGGTTTTCATCACAAAGCAAAATGCCGCAGTTCGGTATTGGGCATTATTCGCACCCTGCATGTAGAGTAGTGTATTATCATGCCCTTTAAATGTAACCATGGAATATAGTAATTTTAAATTGTTTAATCTTACTGCTCATTATTGTGATAACATAAgttgtttttaaattatatgtattgcattcaggagatagtggctttgaaaccccactgtcggcagccctgaagatggttttccattttcacactgggcaaatgctagggctgtaccttagttaagaccacggctgcttcctttccactcctagcccctttcctatcccatcgtcgtcgtaagacctatctctaattcaacaatgatacaaaaaATTTTGagatccgcctattcaatacacgttgggttcttaaaaattaagatttacatcttgtcatctAATTTAACAGGGCATGTTTCGCCCATTGtgtggacatcatcagccgtaatctcATGCCTAAAATATAAAGATCAGGATCATTTTTATAAGTTCCCAAAATACAATTTACGCAATTaaataaaaaaatggcgtatggcctccgaagaggcctggtgcaggtctttttctagtagacggcctattaggcgacctgcaattctgtgaagatgagggcccttcctaggatgatttctaatgctgaatacgtcacacacccccagcccccgagccattggaattaaccaattgagattaaaatccccgacccagccaggaatcgaacccaggaccctcggaaccgaaggccagtacgctgaccattcagccgacgagtcggacatttacacagttaaaacatgtttaaaaatacgTACGAGAAAAATGAGTAATGTTGGTGCAATCTTACATTAAAATCCTTAAAACATTTCTAAAATAACCAAACTGTCCTTATTTatgtaaataccgagctcgatagctgcagtcacttaagtgtggccag is a genomic window of Anabrus simplex isolate iqAnaSimp1 chromosome 14, ASM4041472v1, whole genome shotgun sequence containing:
- the LOC136885433 gene encoding uncharacterized protein, whose amino-acid sequence is MSDGDSGKRLNCLICGIELSTNTSYSIFCTVVPHSGTLLATSVQKVINKHVDKSSLPSSHVCNMCFSLLEDLDLAEEKCNTLRKNILNTFLKHCQTNGFNLDSVPGIACQTEDKVVSETPEPEVVKVKDKGSVEFNEDDDEDNGDNGDNEPEEVTPEKQESSEKVTRSKKNTSAPAPKSSSKPPRNKRKGRPAKKASSGKRSSSPASAAVSSADTSASSSSTPTTTTATITQTSNGKYVIRTKDARRRRRYVHPCSLCGRLFRRPCEVKQHLLSHGGAKPYQCRDCGKRFGSKSGAGIHALKQHGKDVTVEDIIEVCYDGLTGVDVNLTPENIKEIIKLNMKESGLADDHSESNGSTDNDDDDFEWKLEDEDELFKITEDNGEKKDDANDPLRLDSEPSENPPDAEQAPSAVEIEVKEEGIEVASNMEVKKEDEDKMKTMESLKLKLVLNKPGRSKGGGGGGGGGGAAGSGTSGSESTAAKEKPKRKKKKDPLPKPPKHECPLCGKMWRTMSEFKSHVNTHSDERPFICEICGQAYKHKAALDIHVGMHNGINPFCCPYCNKAFTQKGALQRHLPIHTGEAPFQCELCGKRFVHHTSFNMHTLAHTGQKSYKCKVCGLALLSGSHLKRHSRVHTGERPYQCQTCGKRFAERYNLVAHTRVHDPAGSAAKDGSKKVHRCQLCGAGFDRKPKLEDHLALSHNKISDSDDSRKWVGHLITNDVNQHGMPANVPGAPMVQMHQASPVSMVAIPAPEAMGRRDVDLKPNAALASVQMHQALGMGPPPAAAEHHPHQQSWHHMLFGGTSGKMEENMDGTGGAGIGPGGHIDAKMGPLSQHRLLSEMSALGGIGHNMGRNMLQSCLVGAAAAAGHPSLGHPHHIPNPHAGIGPARINMFGGENNNH